From Phaeodactylum tricornutum CCAP 1055/1 chromosome 11, complete sequence, one genomic window encodes:
- a CDS encoding predicted protein yields MSIAFASTHGCTKAEKTAIVAMLILGMGTLVFGNDVAGTEVGSSTLAQPRTAFLDEAMIDVQPSRRLRNTYFDNGSSVGHRRLQGTFGMNTGVNGKGNESGKSGKGGSSKSSKSSKKSEGPSMSPSVSPAPTISAQPSSVPSLSSQPSSTPSEDPTDMPSEVPSDAPSEDPSSVPSSVPTVSNAPSMSSAPSSIPTVSSAPSFCISVKGKGKGSKNWKGGESKSSKSYKDCFEGNGFTPSPTSGKGGKGGSSKKSI; encoded by the coding sequence ATGTCAATCGCTTTCGCTTCCACCCATGGGTGTACCAAGGCCGAAAAGACTGCTATTGTGGCCATGCTTATCCTCGGTATGGGTACTTTGgtgtttggaaacgacgTCGCCGGGACCGAGGTCGGCTCATCTACTCTTGCCCAACCAAGGACCGCGTTCTTGGATGAGGCAATGATTGATGTGCAACCATCTCGGAGATTGCGGAACACATATTTTGACAACGGTAGTAGCGTGGGTCATAGACGTCTTCAAGGTACTTTTGGTATGAATACTGGTGTAAACGGAAAAGGTAACGAGAGCGGGAAGAGTGGAAAGGGGGGTAGCAGCAAGAGCTCAAAGAGCTCCAAGAAATCTGAAGGTCCAAGCATGTCGCCGTCAGTCTCTCCTGCCCCTACCATCTCCGCTCAACCCTCCTCAGTACCATCACTATCTTCTCAGCCTTCGTCTACCCCATCTGAAGATCCCACTGACATGCCCTCGGAAGTGCCGTCAGACGCTCCAAGCGAAGATCCTTCTAGTGTTCCTTCGTCAGTACCTACAGTGTCAAACGCTCCCTCTATGTCTTctgcaccttcttcgattcCTACCGTTTCGTCGGCTCCTTCTTTTTGTATCAGCGTgaaaggcaaaggaaaggGCTCGAAGAACTGGAAAGGAGGAGAATCCAAGAGTAGCAAAAGCTATAAGGATTGCTTTGAAGGAAACGGTTTTACACCTTCTCCGACAAGTGGGAAAGGCGGGAAAGGGGGTAGTAGTAAGAAGAGCATCTAA
- a CDS encoding predicted protein — protein sequence KSIGYLGSLAIAVNSLAGPAVLQLPFQYQRSGLIPTTICLVFVSILSYFVSLHMANVVSQVPGNHKFKHCIEFSDPFSIFWGPRAFQITQVLFFLCTTCLNVAAIVDTAEVVDSFLGLRFESVGFNAQTLTLQTWSHGPCSRKEVKLGLCDPFGDADVYGDYLLTLGYLLTALVFVPVCLMDLKENTSWQIFGFAVLTATSIYFCATFSTYELSLKHVSLWGSSWKGMLGVILFNFALVLAIPAWLHEKKETVNVNQVIQHSTAMSTGLYICVGILGAFAIPKVNVNMLSPMVSGAFGSGIQIAGSVFAFFIIGLDIPLFSVLTRYNLTHSGMCSERTANIFVVWLPWLTSWLWYQGDAIGSLLSWGGVLLTSAVAFLLPLYLALR from the coding sequence AAAAGCATTGGCTATCTGGGATCCTTGGCGATTGCCGTCAACAGTCTCGCCGGTCCGGCTGTCCTCCAGCTTCCTTTTCAGTACCAACGCTCAGGGTTAATCCCTACAACGATCTGTCTCGTTTTCGTATCGATTCTATCCTACTTTGTAAGCCTCCATATGGCAAACGTGGTTTCCCAGGTTCCAGGAAATCACAAGTTTAAGCACTGCATCGAATTTTCCGATCCATTTTCTATCTTTTGGGGTCCCCGCGCTTTCCAAATTACGCAAGTACTTTTCTTTCTGTGCACGACCTGTCTCAACGTTGCCGCTATTGTTGATACGGCTGAAGTCGTTGATTCCTTTCTGGGATTGCGGTTCGAGTCCGTCGGCTTCAATGCACAGACATTGACTTTGCAAACATGGTCGCATGGACCATGTTCCCGGAAAGAGGTTAAGCTAGGATTATGTGACCCTTTCGGAGATGCCGATGTGTACGGTGACTACCTCTTGACTCTTGGTTACCTACTGACGGCACTGGTCTTCGTCCCGGTCTGTCTAATGGATTTGAAAGAAAACACATCCTGGCAAATCTTTGGGTTTGCAGTTTTGACAGCAACGTCCATTTACTTTTGTGCCACTTTTTCCACCTACGAGTTGTCTCTCAAACACGTTTCGTTGTGGGGATCTTCCTGGAAAGGCATGCTGGGAGTCATTCTGTTCAATTTCGCACTCGTCCTGGCCATTCCAGCCTGGTTGCACGAGAAAAAGGAGACCGTTAATGTCAACCAGGTTATTCAACATTCCACTGCCATGTCAACGGGCTTGTATATTTGCGTCGGCATTCTGGGAGCCTTTGCGATTCCGAAGGTGAACGTGAATATGCTTAGTCCGATGGTTTCAGGCGCTTTCGGTTCCGGCATTCAAATCGCCGGCTCGGTTTTTGCGTTCTTCATTATCGGCCTCGATATACCACTATTTTCCGTTCTGACTCGGTACAATTTGACACATTCGGGAATGTGTAGCGAACGAACGGCAAACATCTTTGTGGTGTGGTTGCCCTGGTTGACCTCATGGTTGTGGTATCAAGGTGACGCTATCGGGAGTTTATTGAGCTGGGGCGGCGTGCTATTAACATCGGCCGTGGCGTTTCTGCTACCTCTGTATTTGGCGTTGCGT